The following coding sequences are from one Pelagovum sp. HNIBRBA483 window:
- the xsc gene encoding sulfoacetaldehyde acetyltransferase, whose amino-acid sequence MKMTTEEAFVKVLQRHGIQHAFGIIGSAMMPISDLFPKAGITFWDCAHEGSAGMMADGYTRATGKMSMMIAQNGPGITNFVTAVKTAYWNHTPLLLVTPQAANKTIGQGGFQEVEQMKLFEDMVAYQEEVRDPSRVAEVLTRVISQAKRLSGPAQLNIPRDFWTQVVDIEIPDPINFEMSPGGENSIAQAAALLSDAKNPVILNGAGVVLSAGGIDASMALAERLDAPVCVGYQHNDAFPGSHPLFAGPLGYNGSKAGMELIKEADVVLCLGTRLNPFSTLPGYGMEYWPADAKIIQVDINPDRIGLTKKVSVGIVGDAAKVARGILGQLSDTAGDAGRDARKARIAQTKSAWAQQLSSMDHEDDDPGTSWNQRARADKPDWMSPRMAWRAIQSALPKEAIISSDIGNNCAIGNAYPSFEAGRKYLAPGLFGPCGYGLPAIVGAKIGCPDVPVVGFAGDGAFGIAVNELTAIGRGEWPPITQIVFRNYQWGAEKRNSTLWFDDNFVGTELDTQVSYAGIAQACGLKGVVARTMEELTAALNKAIEDQMKHGKTTLIEALINQELGEPFRRDAMKKPVAVAGISADDMVPQA is encoded by the coding sequence ATGAAAATGACCACCGAAGAAGCCTTCGTAAAAGTCCTCCAGCGCCACGGCATCCAGCATGCCTTTGGCATTATCGGTTCGGCAATGATGCCGATCTCGGACCTCTTCCCGAAAGCCGGCATCACCTTCTGGGACTGCGCCCACGAAGGCTCCGCCGGCATGATGGCCGATGGCTACACCCGCGCCACCGGCAAAATGTCGATGATGATTGCGCAAAACGGCCCTGGCATCACCAACTTCGTGACCGCCGTTAAAACCGCTTACTGGAACCACACACCTCTCCTGCTCGTTACCCCGCAGGCTGCCAACAAGACCATCGGTCAGGGCGGCTTCCAGGAAGTCGAGCAGATGAAGCTGTTCGAAGATATGGTCGCCTATCAGGAAGAGGTGCGCGATCCGTCCCGCGTGGCCGAGGTTCTGACCCGCGTTATCAGCCAAGCCAAGCGCCTCTCCGGTCCGGCTCAGCTGAACATCCCGCGTGACTTCTGGACTCAGGTCGTCGACATTGAGATCCCCGACCCGATCAATTTTGAAATGTCTCCGGGCGGCGAAAACTCCATCGCTCAGGCCGCAGCGCTGCTCTCCGACGCAAAGAACCCCGTCATCCTCAACGGTGCAGGCGTTGTCCTCTCCGCTGGCGGCATCGACGCCTCTATGGCTCTGGCCGAGCGTCTCGACGCACCCGTCTGCGTTGGCTACCAGCACAACGATGCCTTCCCCGGTTCGCACCCGCTCTTCGCTGGTCCGCTGGGCTACAACGGCTCGAAAGCTGGCATGGAGCTGATCAAGGAAGCCGACGTCGTTCTCTGCCTCGGTACCCGCCTGAACCCGTTCTCCACCCTGCCCGGCTACGGCATGGAATACTGGCCCGCTGACGCGAAAATCATTCAGGTCGACATCAACCCCGACCGTATCGGCCTAACCAAGAAAGTCTCTGTCGGCATCGTGGGTGACGCCGCTAAAGTGGCACGCGGCATCCTCGGCCAGCTGTCTGACACCGCAGGCGACGCGGGCCGCGACGCGCGCAAAGCCCGCATCGCCCAAACCAAATCCGCTTGGGCACAGCAGCTCTCCTCGATGGATCACGAAGATGACGATCCAGGCACCTCTTGGAACCAGCGCGCCCGCGCCGACAAGCCCGATTGGATGAGCCCCCGCATGGCATGGCGCGCGATCCAGAGCGCCCTGCCGAAAGAGGCGATCATCTCCTCCGACATCGGCAACAACTGCGCCATCGGTAACGCCTATCCGTCGTTCGAAGCTGGCCGCAAGTATCTGGCGCCGGGTCTGTTCGGCCCCTGTGGTTACGGCCTGCCCGCCATCGTCGGCGCGAAGATCGGCTGCCCTGATGTGCCGGTCGTCGGCTTCGCCGGTGACGGTGCCTTCGGCATCGCGGTCAACGAACTGACCGCCATCGGCCGTGGCGAGTGGCCACCGATCACCCAGATCGTGTTCCGCAACTACCAGTGGGGCGCTGAAAAGCGTAACTCCACCCTGTGGTTCGACGATAACTTCGTCGGCACCGAGCTGGACACGCAGGTCAGCTACGCCGGCATCGCTCAGGCCTGTGGCTTGAAGGGTGTCGTTGCCCGCACGATGGAAGAGCTGACCGCCGCCCTGAACAAGGCGATCGAGGATCAGATGAAGCACGGCAAGACCACGCTCATCGAAGCCCTGATCAACCAGGAACTGGGCGAACCTTTCCGCCGCGACGCCATGAAAAAGCCTGTCGCCGTT
- a CDS encoding PLP-dependent aminotransferase family protein: protein MGISVESFFLDPAAEGTLQRQIQQMVAQGILEGRFRAGEKLPSSRRLAQYLGVSRITVTLAYTELVADDYVTARGRSGYFVSENAPEPPAFPARRSDSGSVDWSRILSGRYGDNPLGLSKPRDWTRFRYPFIYGQADPTLFDSANWRLCALQALGRRDFTALTTDYFEDDDPQLVEFIARQTLPRRGILASHDEILVTLGAQNALWLTAQVLLNPRRHASFEDPGYPALHSLLKLSRCRLDTIRIDKSGLVPESIPDDTDVVFTTPSHQCPTTATMPVDRRRKLLAKAEAEDFLIVEDDYEFENSYHAPTSPALKSLDRNGRVIYVGSFSKSLFPGLRLGYLVGPAPFIREARALRASVLRHPPGHIQRTVAYFLSLGHYDALVRRTSRALHERRTVLDAAIAENGLTVAGQGSFGGSSVWMRAPDNVDTTILAQTLAAKSVLIEPGAPFFFSPDGPKNHFRLAYSSIPTNRIREGVALIAQAIKKRA from the coding sequence ATGGGCATATCCGTCGAATCCTTCTTCCTTGATCCCGCTGCCGAAGGCACGCTCCAAAGGCAGATTCAACAGATGGTCGCGCAAGGCATACTCGAAGGCCGCTTTCGCGCGGGCGAAAAGCTTCCATCCTCGCGCCGCCTTGCACAGTATCTCGGCGTCAGCCGGATCACTGTCACCCTCGCCTATACTGAACTCGTCGCGGATGATTATGTGACGGCCCGCGGGCGCTCCGGTTACTTCGTCTCCGAAAATGCCCCCGAGCCACCCGCCTTCCCCGCCCGCCGCTCCGATAGCGGCTCGGTGGATTGGTCGCGCATTCTGTCCGGCCGCTACGGAGATAACCCGCTCGGCCTGTCCAAGCCCCGCGACTGGACCCGCTTTCGCTACCCGTTCATCTACGGGCAAGCAGACCCGACGCTTTTTGATTCCGCCAACTGGCGGCTCTGCGCGTTGCAGGCCCTCGGGCGGCGTGATTTCACCGCGCTGACCACCGATTATTTCGAGGATGACGACCCACAGTTGGTCGAATTCATCGCCCGCCAAACCCTGCCCCGCCGCGGCATTCTCGCCAGCCATGACGAAATCCTCGTAACCCTTGGCGCACAAAACGCGCTCTGGCTCACCGCGCAAGTGCTGCTCAACCCGCGCCGCCATGCGTCCTTCGAAGATCCTGGTTATCCCGCGCTGCATTCCCTCCTGAAACTGTCGCGCTGCCGCTTGGACACCATCCGGATCGACAAATCCGGCCTCGTACCAGAGTCGATCCCTGATGATACCGATGTGGTGTTCACCACGCCGTCACACCAATGCCCGACCACCGCCACCATGCCCGTGGACCGCCGCCGCAAACTGCTCGCCAAGGCCGAGGCCGAAGATTTTCTGATCGTCGAAGATGACTACGAATTCGAGAACTCCTACCACGCACCGACCTCTCCCGCGCTCAAGTCGCTCGATCGCAACGGGCGGGTGATTTACGTCGGCTCTTTCTCCAAATCGCTCTTCCCCGGCTTGCGTCTGGGCTATCTCGTCGGCCCTGCCCCCTTCATCCGCGAGGCACGCGCCCTGCGCGCCTCTGTCCTGCGCCACCCACCGGGGCATATCCAGCGCACCGTCGCCTATTTCCTGTCGCTCGGCCATTACGATGCCCTCGTCCGCCGCACCTCGCGTGCCTTGCACGAGCGCCGCACCGTTCTGGATGCCGCCATCGCCGAAAACGGCCTGACGGTCGCGGGCCAAGGCAGCTTTGGCGGCTCTTCCGTCTGGATGCGCGCGCCGGATAACGTCGACACCACCATTCTCGCCCAGACACTGGCCGCCAAAAGCGTACTGATCGAACCGGGCGCGCCGTTTTTCTTCTCACCCGATGGCCCGAAGAACCATTTCCGACTCGCCTATTCCTCGATTCCAACCAACCGCATTCGCGAGGGCGTTGCGCTCATCGCGCAAGCCATCAAGAAACGGGCATAG
- a CDS encoding GNAT family N-acetyltransferase — protein sequence MAHHNSLGQPIGAPLTVTLPRPPIPHAAMTGRWAQVVPTDPAAHGPALFDAFAHDTDGRNWTYLPYGPFDSLTGFMDWLVPTSAGNDPLFNTILDRAGRPLGLASYLRIDPANGVAEVGHIHFSPLIQRSAIATEAMYLMMARVFDALGYRRYEWKCDALNAPSRAAAQRLGFQYEGTFRQATSYKGRNRDTAWFAMIDSDWPHARAAFQNWLAPSNFNAEGQQKSPLRAAARR from the coding sequence ATGGCGCATCATAATTCTCTCGGCCAGCCGATCGGCGCGCCGCTCACGGTCACTCTGCCCCGACCACCGATCCCTCACGCCGCGATGACAGGCCGCTGGGCGCAGGTTGTGCCAACTGATCCGGCAGCGCACGGTCCCGCTCTCTTTGACGCATTCGCCCACGATACGGACGGTCGCAACTGGACCTATCTCCCCTATGGCCCCTTCGACAGCCTCACCGGCTTCATGGACTGGCTCGTCCCAACCAGCGCAGGAAACGATCCCCTCTTTAACACCATCCTCGATCGTGCTGGCCGCCCCTTGGGCCTCGCCTCTTATCTGCGGATTGATCCGGCCAACGGCGTGGCCGAGGTGGGTCACATCCATTTCTCGCCACTGATCCAGCGCAGCGCCATCGCGACCGAGGCGATGTACCTGATGATGGCCCGCGTGTTCGATGCACTGGGCTATCGCCGCTACGAATGGAAATGCGACGCGCTTAACGCCCCTTCCCGCGCCGCCGCCCAGCGCCTCGGCTTCCAATACGAAGGCACCTTCCGCCAAGCGACCTCCTATAAAGGTCGCAATCGGGATACCGCTTGGTTCGCGATGATCGACAGCGATTGGCCCCATGCCCGCGCTGCCTTTCAAAACTGGCTCGCCCCCAGCAATTTCAATGCCGAGGGTCAGCAGAAAAGCCCCCTGCGAGCCGCCGCGCGGCGCTAA
- a CDS encoding aspartate aminotransferase family protein: protein MESLALPNDPGKVIEADRAHVWHHLVQHKPFETIDPQIIVEGRGLRVWDITGKEHIDAVSGGVWTVNVGYGRTEIADAVRDQLVKMCYFAGAKGTIPGAEFAERLIEKMPGLSRVYYANSGSEANEKAFKMVRQISHKHHGGKKHKILYRERDYHGTTIATLSAGGQQERNAQYGPFTPGFVEVPHCLEYRAQEGWEGEAYGEKAAQAIEDAILREGPDTVGALCLEPITAGGGIIVPPKGYWDRVQEICRKYDVLLHIDEVVCGLGRTGTWFGYQQFGIQPDIVTMAKGVASGYAAISCCVTSERVFELFKDAEDPMGYFRDISTFGGCTAGPTAALENLRIIEEENLLENSKVMGARLKANLEALMAKHRVIGDVRGMGLFAGAELVVDRDTKEPVEEKRVMAVVADCMAQGVIIGATNRSLPGFNNTLLFAPALIATADDIDAITNAVDKALTKVFS from the coding sequence ATGGAATCCCTCGCTCTACCCAACGACCCTGGCAAGGTAATCGAAGCAGACCGCGCACACGTCTGGCACCATCTGGTGCAGCATAAGCCGTTTGAGACTATCGACCCCCAGATCATCGTCGAAGGCCGCGGCCTGCGCGTATGGGATATCACCGGCAAAGAGCATATCGATGCTGTCTCCGGTGGTGTTTGGACCGTGAACGTCGGCTATGGCCGCACCGAGATTGCCGATGCCGTGCGCGACCAACTCGTCAAGATGTGCTATTTCGCGGGCGCCAAAGGCACCATCCCCGGCGCTGAGTTTGCCGAGCGCCTGATCGAAAAGATGCCCGGCCTCAGCCGCGTCTACTATGCGAACTCCGGTTCCGAGGCGAACGAGAAAGCCTTCAAGATGGTGCGCCAGATCTCGCATAAGCATCATGGCGGCAAAAAGCACAAAATTCTCTACCGCGAGCGCGACTATCACGGCACCACCATCGCCACCCTCTCCGCCGGTGGCCAGCAGGAGCGCAACGCACAATACGGCCCCTTCACTCCCGGTTTCGTGGAAGTGCCGCACTGCCTCGAATACCGCGCACAAGAGGGCTGGGAAGGTGAAGCCTATGGTGAGAAGGCGGCTCAGGCCATCGAAGACGCCATCCTCCGCGAAGGCCCCGATACCGTCGGCGCACTCTGCCTTGAGCCGATCACCGCTGGTGGCGGCATCATCGTCCCGCCAAAGGGGTATTGGGATCGCGTGCAAGAGATTTGCCGCAAGTATGACGTTCTCTTGCACATCGACGAGGTCGTCTGTGGCCTTGGCCGCACCGGCACTTGGTTCGGCTACCAGCAGTTCGGCATTCAACCGGACATCGTGACGATGGCAAAAGGCGTGGCCTCCGGCTACGCGGCGATCTCCTGCTGTGTGACCTCCGAGCGCGTGTTCGAGTTGTTCAAAGATGCAGAAGATCCAATGGGCTACTTCCGCGACATCTCTACCTTCGGCGGCTGCACCGCAGGCCCGACCGCCGCGCTGGAGAACCTCCGCATTATCGAAGAGGAAAACCTCCTCGAAAACTCGAAGGTCATGGGCGCGCGCCTCAAGGCCAACCTCGAAGCCCTGATGGCAAAGCATCGCGTCATCGGTGACGTGCGCGGCATGGGCCTCTTTGCTGGTGCCGAGCTTGTCGTCGACCGCGACACCAAGGAGCCGGTCGAGGAAAAGCGCGTCATGGCTGTTGTCGCGGATTGCATGGCGCAAGGCGTCATTATCGGCGCCACCAACCGCTCGCTGCCAGGGTTCAACAACACCCTGCTGTTCGCGCCAGCTCTGATCGCCACGGCAGACGACATCGACGCCATCACCAATGCCGTCGACAAAGCGCTGACCAAAGTATTCAGCTAA
- a CDS encoding ABC transporter substrate-binding protein: MKIKTTLMGAVAATAMLAGAQAATAAGHGEITVAYFLEWPMPFQYGKVTGAYEEAMGVDINWVSFDTGTAMSAAMASGDVQLAVSQGVPPFVVATSAGQDLQTLDVAVSYADNDNCVVQAALEIDASNASELAGVKAAVPLGTAAHYGFLKQMDHFGVDVSSIEIVDMAPPDGAAAFAQGSVDMFCGWGGSLRRALEHGNVLLTGAEKEELGILVFDVTSGPAGWVAENPDLVASFLAVTAEMNEGWNSGAMADEMLPVIAQDAGMSEEATAETMATFVFPGVEAQLSGKWLGGAAQEFMKGVAGVFVEAGSIPSAKDSYESNVNVGPLMAASEM; encoded by the coding sequence ATGAAAATCAAAACGACTCTGATGGGAGCCGTGGCTGCAACTGCAATGCTTGCGGGTGCGCAAGCTGCAACAGCGGCTGGTCATGGTGAAATCACCGTCGCCTACTTCCTCGAATGGCCGATGCCGTTCCAGTACGGCAAAGTCACCGGCGCCTACGAAGAAGCTATGGGCGTGGACATCAACTGGGTCAGCTTCGACACTGGTACCGCGATGAGCGCCGCGATGGCATCTGGCGATGTGCAGCTGGCTGTGAGCCAAGGTGTGCCGCCGTTCGTTGTTGCAACCTCTGCCGGTCAAGACCTCCAGACGCTGGATGTTGCTGTTTCCTATGCTGACAACGACAACTGCGTCGTTCAGGCTGCGCTGGAAATCGACGCATCGAACGCAAGCGAACTGGCCGGTGTGAAGGCCGCTGTTCCGCTCGGTACTGCTGCGCATTACGGCTTCCTGAAGCAGATGGACCACTTCGGCGTGGACGTCTCCTCGATCGAGATCGTTGACATGGCACCGCCGGATGGCGCTGCTGCTTTCGCTCAAGGTTCCGTTGACATGTTCTGCGGCTGGGGCGGCTCGCTGCGCCGTGCGCTTGAGCATGGTAACGTGCTGCTGACCGGCGCCGAGAAAGAAGAGCTGGGCATTCTGGTGTTTGACGTGACCTCCGGCCCTGCTGGCTGGGTTGCAGAGAACCCTGATCTGGTGGCTTCCTTCCTCGCGGTAACGGCTGAGATGAACGAAGGCTGGAACTCCGGCGCGATGGCAGATGAAATGCTGCCGGTTATCGCGCAAGACGCTGGTATGTCCGAAGAGGCAACTGCTGAAACTATGGCAACCTTCGTCTTCCCGGGCGTTGAAGCACAGCTGTCGGGCAAGTGGCTCGGTGGTGCGGCTCAGGAATTCATGAAGGGTGTTGCTGGCGTCTTTGTTGAAGCAGGCTCCATCCCGTCTGCGAAAGACAGCTACGAGTCCAACGTGAATGTTGGTCCGCTGATGGCTGCCAGCGAAATGTAA
- a CDS encoding ATP-binding cassette domain-containing protein, which translates to MSELSIENLSMRFDLPNGSSVQALKDVTLKLESGELLAVLGPSGCGKTTLLNIVAGFLAPTEGRIVLNDKVVKGPGLERGMVFQQGALFEWMSVRDNVSFGPRMKGQKPSEYMENVDHLLDIVGLRDFKEKAIYELSGGMQQRVALARCLANDPDVILMDEPLGALDALTREKMQGLVLKLWKETGKTIILITHSVEEALLLGERLLVMAPRPGRIHKEYRLPFADLGVGQDLREVKKHPDFGTTREEILGMIWDMEEEIMGRVEEA; encoded by the coding sequence ATGTCTGAATTATCCATTGAAAACCTATCGATGCGCTTCGATCTGCCGAATGGCAGCTCGGTGCAGGCGCTCAAAGACGTGACACTGAAACTTGAGAGCGGCGAGTTGCTTGCGGTGTTGGGGCCTTCGGGCTGCGGCAAGACAACCTTGCTGAATATCGTGGCTGGTTTCCTCGCCCCGACCGAGGGGCGCATTGTCCTCAATGACAAGGTGGTCAAGGGGCCGGGGCTGGAACGGGGTATGGTGTTCCAGCAAGGCGCTTTGTTCGAGTGGATGAGCGTGCGCGACAATGTGAGCTTTGGCCCGCGCATGAAGGGGCAGAAGCCGAGCGAGTACATGGAGAACGTGGATCACCTGCTCGATATCGTGGGCCTTCGCGACTTCAAGGAAAAAGCGATTTACGAACTTTCGGGCGGCATGCAGCAACGTGTGGCGCTGGCGCGGTGTCTGGCCAATGATCCTGATGTGATCCTGATGGACGAGCCGCTGGGCGCGCTCGATGCGCTGACCCGTGAAAAGATGCAGGGGCTCGTGCTGAAGCTGTGGAAAGAGACAGGCAAGACGATCATCCTGATCACGCACTCGGTGGAGGAAGCGCTGCTCTTGGGTGAGCGGCTCTTGGTGATGGCGCCACGTCCGGGACGGATCCACAAGGAATACCGCCTGCCATTTGCTGATCTTGGCGTTGGACAGGATTTGCGCGAGGTGAAGAAGCACCCCGATTTTGGCACAACCCGCGAAGAAATCCTGGGCATGATCTGGGATATGGAAGAAGAAATCATGGGCCGGGTCGAGGAGGCGTAA
- a CDS encoding ABC transporter permease, whose protein sequence is MGVFGTLLEELGTVLLTIWGAIPYVIGYVVLILATYVAWSFVKRLMTPKHDYSSLKTVTFGDESAVSSNFAASVISVVLIVVLWASFTGSVLLPKFLHAPGPYTGTDSFEYTLEAPDGTTDTATVTVVAHAEGDEPVLPEIEAGDGIAKNDVIAVQTYRSGLLRVEDNDEVSRDDGAVVVAIDGKEIAPNEEVKVSFGTVAMTRRGTLSISPGTGWQMEPIWLPAPEAVWARLGEIASTGYRNSTLAEHLGFSLFRVIVGFLLGAAVGIPLGYAMGLSNWFRGWFDPIVEFMRPVPPLALIPLVIIWAGIGEVGKIILLFLAALWIMAIAARSGVSGVRISKVHAAYSLGASKVQIMRHVIIPNSLPDIFTGARVAMGVCWGTVVAAELVAAEKGAGMMIMVASKFQSTDIVIMGIILIGIIGFGIDMLMRWAERWLVPWKGKG, encoded by the coding sequence ATGGGTGTTTTCGGAACTCTTCTAGAAGAACTGGGCACGGTCCTGCTGACCATTTGGGGCGCGATCCCATATGTCATCGGCTATGTCGTGCTGATCCTTGCCACCTATGTTGCGTGGAGTTTTGTGAAGCGGCTGATGACGCCGAAGCACGATTACTCCTCGCTGAAAACGGTGACTTTCGGGGATGAGAGCGCGGTGTCGTCGAACTTTGCCGCATCGGTGATTTCGGTCGTGCTGATCGTGGTGCTTTGGGCGTCGTTCACGGGGTCGGTCCTGTTGCCGAAGTTCCTCCATGCGCCAGGTCCCTACACGGGAACGGACAGCTTTGAATATACGCTGGAAGCGCCGGACGGGACGACGGATACCGCAACGGTGACTGTGGTTGCCCATGCCGAGGGCGACGAACCCGTCCTGCCAGAGATCGAGGCAGGGGATGGCATCGCCAAGAATGACGTGATTGCGGTGCAGACCTACCGTTCCGGATTGTTGCGCGTTGAGGACAATGATGAGGTCAGCCGTGACGATGGTGCCGTGGTTGTTGCAATCGACGGCAAGGAAATCGCGCCGAATGAAGAGGTGAAAGTCTCCTTCGGGACGGTTGCGATGACGCGGCGCGGGACGTTGAGCATCTCACCCGGTACCGGCTGGCAAATGGAGCCGATCTGGCTGCCCGCGCCGGAGGCTGTCTGGGCGCGTTTGGGCGAGATCGCCAGCACGGGCTACCGCAACTCGACACTGGCGGAGCATCTGGGCTTCTCGCTATTCCGTGTGATCGTGGGCTTCCTGCTGGGTGCGGCGGTCGGTATTCCGCTGGGCTATGCGATGGGGCTTTCCAACTGGTTCCGCGGATGGTTTGACCCGATCGTTGAATTCATGCGCCCTGTGCCGCCGCTGGCATTGATCCCGCTGGTGATCATCTGGGCGGGGATTGGGGAGGTCGGTAAGATTATCCTGCTGTTCCTTGCGGCCCTATGGATCATGGCGATTGCGGCGCGATCCGGTGTGTCTGGTGTGCGGATATCCAAGGTTCATGCGGCTTATTCGCTGGGTGCGTCCAAGGTGCAGATCATGCGCCATGTGATCATCCCGAACTCGTTGCCGGATATCTTTACCGGCGCGCGCGTGGCGATGGGCGTGTGTTGGGGCACCGTGGTTGCCGCCGAACTCGTCGCCGCCGAGAAGGGCGCGGGTATGATGATCATGGTCGCATCGAAGTTCCAGAGCACGGATATCGTGATCATGGGGATTATCCTGATCGGGATCATCGGCTTTGGCATCGACATGCTGATGCGTTGGGCCGAGCGCTGGCTCGTGCCGTGGAAAGGCAAGGGTTGA